CGGGGCGGGTCGACCTTGTGCCGGGCGGCCAGGCCGACGAAGACGGAGTAGTCGTTGACGGCGAGATCGTCCAGCAGCTCAGCCTGGCGTTCGAGGAACCACCGGTAGTCGACGTAGTACTCGGCAGGCACAGGTCAGGCCGCCCGCGGGGCGGTCCGGGCCGGCGCAGAGCCACCGTACTCGGCGTCGAACGCAGCGACCGTTTCCGGGTCGCTGGTCACCTGCCGGAAGATTTCCGCGCCCTCGGCCAGCGCGCGCTCGCGCCGCTTCTCCTCGGCGACCTGCGCGAGGTAGGCGTCCAGCGGCAGTCCCGCCGCGTCGGCTAGGGCCCGCAGCGCGTCCGCGGTGGTGTCGTCGATCTCGATGCCAGCCATGCGTCGAGTATGCCGCGTGAGACCACGTCCAGGCCAGCGACCTGAGGACACTGCACTGAGCAGCGGGTTTCCTGATCGCTTCTATCTTCGGGCTGCTTACCCTGGCGGGATTCGCGTACGCGCCGCATCTCGCTGACCTGCCGGATCAGAAGATGTGGCGCATCGACCGCGCCGCCGGCTACGGCGCCTTCCAGGACGCGGCCCGCGGTCGGATCGACCTCGCCAGGATCGAACGCCACTGGGAGGACAACCTTTGGATCATCGGCTCCATCCACACCGGCGCCGTGCGCGCGTACGACGTGATCGGGATGCTGTCCCGCGACGGCCGCCCCACCCCGCTCGGCGACGCGATCGCCCACTACGAGCGGATCTCCAAGACTCTGCACATCCTGCGCTTGGTCGACGAGCCCGGCTACCGGCGGCAGATCAAGAGCCAGGCCAACCTAGCGTTTCAGCCCCGGCTCGAAGCGGGGTATCGGCGGGCGACAGCTCCGGGCGCATCCGGTGCCAGCGCG
The Streptomyces sp. M92 DNA segment above includes these coding regions:
- a CDS encoding antitoxin MazE7, with translation MAGIEIDDTTADALRALADAAGLPLDAYLAQVAEEKRRERALAEGAEIFRQVTSDPETVAAFDAEYGGSAPARTAPRAA